AAGAAGAAACGGAGCGGCTCGGCGCACTGCTCGCCGGATATTTTTCCGGAGGAGTCACAATCCTCCTTTCTGGAGATCTCGGAGCAGGAAAAACGACCCTTGTCCGGGGTTTCTGCGAGGCCCTGGGTTACAGGAAAGTGCGGAGTCCTTCCTTCACGCTCGTGAACCACTATATTGCAGGGAAAAGGAAGATCGTTCATTCAGACCTCTACAGACTGGACTCAGGGGATGTCAGTGATCTTGACCTCCAGGAATACGATTCCGGCGACACGGTTCTTTTCGTAGAATGGGCGGAAAAAGCTCCGTTTTTTTCCGAACGCCCCCTTTGGAAGATGCATATTTCCTCCCCTGACGTTCTCAGTTTTCCGGAACGCCGCCATTTTGATTTTTTTGCCCTCAACCCGGAAGGAGAGGAACTGCTTTCCCGATTCTGGCAGACCATAGGGGAGGAGGTCATTCCCGAATGAAATACCGCATTCTGTCAATCAACTGCTCCAACGCACGATGGACCGCCCTTGGTCTTTCGGAAGGGGGGATTGTCAGAGGGGAGATAAATCTTGATCTCGGCAAAAGACAATCCTCGGTCTTACCGTCCCTTGTCGATTTCTTCCTCGGAAGTTTTCTTCTCAAGGTTACTGATCTCGATTTTGTCGCTGTAGTCAATGGTCCCGGCTCCTTCACAGGAATAAAGGTAGGCGTGGCTTTTTCGCAGTTTCTCGCCTGGGCCTGCGGCGGAAAACCCGTAATCCCCCTTTCCTCCCTCGAAACGCTGTCCTATGCAAGGCCGGGCAGATCACATCAGTATGTCTGTCCTCTTCTCTGGGCCGGCGGCGGCAGGGTGTATTCGGCTCTCTTCGGCCCGGCGGCGGCAGGGGAGTGCCCGAAAGAGGCAATGCCGACAAGGGCATACAGCCGGGGTGAACTTCAGGCGGCCTTGGCTCATTCAGGGGCCCGGGAAAGAGATATTCTCTTTATCTCGGATGCCCCCGAGAAATGCGCCGGGCTTTTTGCGGAGACCATCATCGGACCGTTTGAACCTGCAGCTCCCAGGGGATCGGCAGACGTACTTCTTGCGGAACATTACACACATCGGGCCATCCCGCCCCAGGCTGTCAGAGCGCGATATCTGCGGGATCCCGACATCGGGTGATGGGTTTATATCTTTTTTATCTCTTTTTATTAATGAAGATAAAAAAGATAAATATATTTTCACTGTTGAACTCCGGCAAGCTTAAAGATATTCTTTCACATGCACACAGATGAGATTGCTGGGTATTTTCCCAGTGCAGATTTGAACCCGTTTAGACAATCCCGCAGGAGGTGATTTTTTTGCCCAAAAAGTTCAACGTCCAGGTGAACCATTCGTGGTGTAAGGGCTGTTCCTTGTGTATCTACATTTGCCCGAAAAAAGTGCTCGAGCTCGACGAAGTACGCGGAAAATCCGTCCCGGCCCGTCAAGATGACTGCATAGGCTGCAGGCAGTGCGAAAACATATGCCCGGATTTGGCAATTACAGTGAAAGAGAAGGAGGAAGAGAAGGATGCATGATGTCGCCTTCTGGCAAGGAAACGAAGCAATCGCTTACGGTTCTCTCGCCGCCGGATGCCGTTTTTTCGGAGGGTATCCCATAACCCCTTCATCTGAAATTGCCGAAATCATGGCTGTAGAACTGCCGAAGCTGAACGGAAGATTTATCCAGATGGAGGACGAGATCGCAGGAATAGCCGCCACAATAGGGGGCTCTATCGCAGGCATGAAATCCCTGACCGCAACCTCCGGTCCCGGATTCTCCCTGAAGCAGGAAAATCTCGGCCTCGCCTACATGGCGGAGATTCCCATAGTTGTGGTGGATGTCATGCGCGGCGGTCCCTCCACCGGACTTCCCACGAAAGCGGCCCAGCAGGATGTCATGCAGGCCCGCTGGGGAACCCACGGAGATCACGGTACCATTTGTTATGCTCCTGCTTCTGTCCAGGAATGCTATGAAGTGGCCGTCAAGGCTTTCAACTCCGCTGAAAGGTACCGCCAGCCGGTTCTTATTATGAGCGACGAGATCATCGGCCACATGCGCGAAAAAGTTCTTGTGCCCAAAATTGACTCTTCCAAGCTCGTGGAAAGGAAACGTCCCACCGATATCC
Above is a window of Aminivibrio sp. DNA encoding:
- the tsaE gene encoding tRNA (adenosine(37)-N6)-threonylcarbamoyltransferase complex ATPase subunit type 1 TsaE codes for the protein MYFLPSRAAVTESEEETERLGALLAGYFSGGVTILLSGDLGAGKTTLVRGFCEALGYRKVRSPSFTLVNHYIAGKRKIVHSDLYRLDSGDVSDLDLQEYDSGDTVLFVEWAEKAPFFSERPLWKMHISSPDVLSFPERRHFDFFALNPEGEELLSRFWQTIGEEVIPE
- the tsaB gene encoding tRNA (adenosine(37)-N6)-threonylcarbamoyltransferase complex dimerization subunit type 1 TsaB is translated as MKYRILSINCSNARWTALGLSEGGIVRGEINLDLGKRQSSVLPSLVDFFLGSFLLKVTDLDFVAVVNGPGSFTGIKVGVAFSQFLAWACGGKPVIPLSSLETLSYARPGRSHQYVCPLLWAGGGRVYSALFGPAAAGECPKEAMPTRAYSRGELQAALAHSGARERDILFISDAPEKCAGLFAETIIGPFEPAAPRGSADVLLAEHYTHRAIPPQAVRARYLRDPDIG
- a CDS encoding ferredoxin family protein, whose protein sequence is MPKKFNVQVNHSWCKGCSLCIYICPKKVLELDEVRGKSVPARQDDCIGCRQCENICPDLAITVKEKEEEKDA
- a CDS encoding 2-oxoacid:acceptor oxidoreductase subunit alpha, coding for MHDVAFWQGNEAIAYGSLAAGCRFFGGYPITPSSEIAEIMAVELPKLNGRFIQMEDEIAGIAATIGGSIAGMKSLTATSGPGFSLKQENLGLAYMAEIPIVVVDVMRGGPSTGLPTKAAQQDVMQARWGTHGDHGTICYAPASVQECYEVAVKAFNSAERYRQPVLIMSDEIIGHMREKVLVPKIDSSKLVERKRPTDIPEKFVPYRPDPKDDLPCMASFGDGYTWHITGLTHNEWGFPTNNADEIEKKMKRLMRKIDRFRDDIVEYETVSVDDAAVLVLAYGSVARSSLRAVHEARTRGIKAGFFRPVTLWPFPDKELEKLARKVKTIIVPELNCGQMVLEVERAVHGKAKVVAYSLVNGELFKPEEILAVIEEVA